The Iamia sp. SCSIO 61187 genomic sequence CAGATGCCCGACCTGACCACGACCGGCGGGGCGATCTCCGGGCGCGACGCCTTCGCCATCGCCGGGCTGGGCCCGACCGACGTCGACGTCGTCGAGCTCTACGACAGCTTCACCATCACCGTCCTGCTGGCCCTCGAGGACCTCGGGTTCTGCCCCAAGGGCGAGGGCGGGCCCTTCGTGGCCGACGGGCCCCTGCGACCGGGTGGCGCCCTGCCGGCCAACACCAACGGCGGCGGGCTGGCGTACACCCACCCCGGCCAGTACGGGATGTTCCTGCTGGTCGAGGCGGTCCGCCAGCTGCGGGGCGAGGGTGGGCCGCGCCAGGTCCCCGGCGCCGAGGTCGCCGTCGCCCACGGCAGCGGCGGTGTGCTGTCCGCCATGGCCACCGTGGTCCTGGGCACGGAGGCGACGCTCTGATGGCCGCCGAGCGCCCCCGCCCCGAGCGGTTCAGCCCGCCGCAGTCCGACGCCGGCGCCCCGTTCTGGGAGGCCAGCCGGGACCGGCGCCTCACCCTCCCGTGGTGCACCGACTGCGACGCCCCCCACTGGTACCCCCGGGGCTTCTGCCCCACCTGCCTGTCCGACGCCATCGAGTGGCGCGACGCGGAGCCCGAGGGCACCGTCCACGCCGTGTCGGTGCAGCCCAAGCCCAACCACCCGGGCCTGGCCGACCGGGCGCCCTACGCCGTGGTCCTCGTCGACCTCGTCGACGGCGTCCGCATGATGCTCCAG encodes the following:
- a CDS encoding Zn-ribbon domain-containing OB-fold protein, whose amino-acid sequence is MAAERPRPERFSPPQSDAGAPFWEASRDRRLTLPWCTDCDAPHWYPRGFCPTCLSDAIEWRDAEPEGTVHAVSVQPKPNHPGLADRAPYAVVLVDLVDGVRMMLQCSSAGDPGAIAVGDAVRVGWEALPDGRHLPTAEVTGR